In Dryobates pubescens isolate bDryPub1 chromosome 15, bDryPub1.pri, whole genome shotgun sequence, the following proteins share a genomic window:
- the TXN2 gene encoding thioredoxin, mitochondrial: MAQRLALQRLLSLTPRTLHPQGSLALRASLATQGRAFSTSAGCRSTFNVQDGSDFQDRVVNNPKPVVVDFHAQWCGPCKILGPRLEKMVAKQGGKVLMAKVDIDDHTDLAIEYEVSAVPTVLAMKNGDVVDKFVGIKDEDQLEAFLKKLIGA, from the exons ATGGCCCAGAGGCTAGCTCTTCAGCGGCTGCTGTCCCTCACCCCCAGGAcactgcacccccagggctccctggcactgcgtGCTTCCCTGGCAACTCAGGGCAgggccttcagcacctcagcaggctgcaggagcactttCAACGTGCAGGACGGCAGTGATTTCCAGGACCGCGTggtgaacaaccccaaaccTGTTGTGGTGGACTTCCATGCACA gtGGTGTGGCCCCTGCAAGATCCTGGGCCCCAGGTTAGAGAAGATGGTGGCCAAGCAGGGGGGGAAAGTGCTGATGGCCAAAGTGGACATTGATGATCACACAGACCTTGCTATTGAGTATGAG GTGTCAGCAGTGCCAACCGTGCTGGCTATGAAGAACGGAGATGTTGTGGACAAGTTTGTGGGGATAAAGGACGAGGATCAGCTGGAGGCATTCCTCAAGAAACTCATTGGAGCCTGA
- the EIF3D gene encoding eukaryotic translation initiation factor 3 subunit D isoform X2, whose product MAKFVTPVIQDNPSGWGPCAVPEQFRDMPYQPFSKGDRLGKVADWTGATYQDKRYTNKYSSQFGGGSQYAYFHEEDETSFQLVDTTRTQKTAYQRNRMRFAQRNLRRDKDRRNMPQFSMQTLPKSAKQKERDRLRLQKKFQKQFGVRQKWDQKSQKPRDSSVEVRSDWEVKEEMDFPRLMKMRYLEVSEPQDIECCGALEYYDKAFDRITTRNEKLLRSIKRIFHTVTTTDDPVIRKLAKTQGNVFATDAILATLMSCTRSVYSWDIIVQRVGSKLFFDKRDNSDFDLLTVSETANEPPQEEGNSFNSPRNLAMEATYINHNFSQQCLRMGKEKYKFPNPNPFVEDDMDKNEVASVAYRYRRWKLGDDIDLIVRCEHDGVMTGANGEVSFINIKTLNEWDSRYCNGVDWRQKLDSQRGAVIATELKNNSYKLARWTCCALLAGSEYLKLGYVSRYHVKDSARHVILGTQQFKPNEFASQINLSIENAWGILRCVIDICMKLDEGKYLILKDPNKQVIRIYSLPDGTFSSDEDEEDEEEEEEEEEEES is encoded by the exons ATGGCGAAGTTCGTgacccctgtgatccaggacaACCCCTCTGGCTGGGGCCCGTGTGCCGTACCTGAGCAGTTCAGGGACATGCCCTACCAGCCCTTCAGCAAAGGAGACCGTCTGGGCAAG GTGGCTGATTGGACAGGAGCTACATATCAAGATAAAAGATACACAA ACAAGTACTCATCGCAGTTTGGAGGTGGAAGTCAGTATGCCTATTTCCATGAGGAGGATGAGACTAGCTTCCAGCTGGTGGATACAACACGAACCCAGAAAACAGCGTACCAGAGGAATCGTATGCGATTTGCACAG aggaaccttcgGAGAGACAAGGACCGGCGGAACATGCCGCAGTTCAGCATGCAGACGCTGCCAAAGAGTGCCAAGCAGAAGGAGAG AGATCGTTTGCGCCTACAGAAGAAGTTTCAGAAGCAGTTTGGAGTGAGGCAGAAGTGGGACCAAAAGTCACAG aagCCTCGTGACTCCTCCGTTGAGGTTCGCAGTGATTGGGAGGTGAAGGAAGAGATGGATTTCCCTAGGCTGATGAAGATGCGTTACCTGGAGGTGTCCGAGCCACAGGACAT AGAGTGCTGTGGAGCCCTAGAATACTATGACAAAGCCTTCGACCGCATTACAACAAGAAATGAGAAGCTGCTAAGGAGCATTAAGCGCATCTTCCATACCGTCACTACTACTGATGACCCAGTTATCCGAAAG CTGGCCAAGACCCAAGGGAATGTGTTTGCCACAGATGCCATCCTGGCCACATTGATGAGCTGCACTCGCTCCGTCTACTCCTGGGACATCATTGTCCAGAGAGTTGGCTCCAAGCTTTTCTTTGACAAGAGAGACAATTCAGATTTTG ACCTCCTGACAGTGAGTGAAACAGCCAATGAACCACCACAGGAAGAGGGCAACTCCTTTAATTCTCCTCGCAACCTTGCCATGGAAGCTACCTACATCAATCATAACTTCTCTCAGCAGTGCCTGAGGATG ggaaaggagaaatacaaatttcccaacccaaacccctttGTGGAGGATGACATGGATAAAAATGAAGTAGCCTCTGTTGCATACAG GTACCGAAGGTGGAAGCTGGGGGATGATATAGATCTCATCGTCCGCTGTGAACATGATGGAGTGATGACAGGAGCTAATGGAGAAGTGTCATTCATCAACATCAAAACTCTGAACGAGTGGGATTCCAGG TACTGCAATGGAGTGGACTGGCGCCAGAAGCTTGACTCTCAGAGAGGGGCTGTGATAGCCACAGAGCTGAAAAACAACAGCTACAAATTAGCCCGCTGGACATGCTGTGCCTTGTTGGCTGGATCAGAATACCTCAAACTTGG GTATGTGTCTCGTTACCATGTGAAGGACTCAGCCCGCCACGTGatcctgggcacacagcagttcAAGCCAAATGAGTTCGCCAGCCAGATCAACCTGAGCATAGAGAACGCCTGGGGCATCCTGCGATGTGTCATTGACATCTGCATGAAGCTGGATGAGGGGAAGTACCTCATCCTCAAGGACCCCAATAAGCAGGTGATCCGGATCTACAGCTTGCCTGATGGCACCTTCAGCTCtgatgaagatgaggaggatgaggaggaagaagaggaagaggaag agGAAGAGAGCTGA
- the FOXRED2 gene encoding FAD-dependent oxidoreductase domain-containing protein 2 has protein sequence MAPSVCRTLLGLALCVASSAAFLYHDYCIIGAGPSGLQAAYFLQQASRDYIVFERSHAPGSFFALYPRHRKLISINKRYTGKSNSEFNLRHDWNSLLSHDRRLLFKHYSHDFFPDADTMVHYLEDFASLLKLQVQYNTAIIHVTLEKNKQAWNGHYFLLTDQDRQNYKCSSLLVATGTWVPNVVNFPGSEYVEGYETVSINPEDFAGQTVLILGRGNSAFETAENILGVTNFIHMVSRSRVRLSWATHYVGDLRAINNGLLDTYQLKSLDGLLEGDLEDLAIVKDKKGKLHITLRFYLEDRNTSAGIDSITLPQDELDNFATRAPYDRVIRCLGWKFDFSIYNRSLKMMPGKGYKKKYPQINPNYESRSTRGLFVLGTASHSVDFRKSAGGFIHGFRYTTRAVHRLLENRHHGVPWPSTVYPITQLTNSIIKRVNEASGLYQMFSVLADIILLRENATAFEYLEEYPVGVLAELEMQTGRKAPNGLFVIVMEYGRNFSGDDKDVFYYNRAVGEAQHAWQSNFLHPVIYYYKHLPTEHEMKRRPSDWPLPRPDAIHHIVEDFLTDWTAPNAHILPLRRFLENCLSTDLRNFFAESCFLFAFTHQKLPPFCRQGYMRMQGLLGSEGLLRHAADAGLLEDYTLTDVSGDRPPSSHRAPQDQLLRDHVISVRPLQHLVNAKDEL, from the exons ATGGCCCCATCAGTCTGCAGGACACTCCTGGGGCTGGCCTTGTGTGTGGCgagcagtgctgctttcctctACCATGACTACTGCATCATTGGGGCTGGCCCCTCAGGCTTGCAGGCAGCCTATTTCCTCCAGCAAGCCAGCCGAGACTACATCGTCTTTGAGCGGAGCCATGCTCCTGGCAGCTTCTTCGCCCTCTACCCTCGGCACCGCAAGCTCATCAGCATCAACAAGCGGTACACAGGCAAGTCCAACAGTGAGTTCAACCTCCGCCATGACTGGAACTCCCTCCTCAGCCACGACCGCCGTCTGCTTTTCAAACACTACTCCCATGATTTCTTCCCTGACGCTGACACAATGGTGCATTACCTGGAGGACTTTGCTTCCCTACTGAAGCTTCAAGTTCAGTACAACACAGCTATCATCCATGTGACGCTGGAGAAGAACAAGCAAGCCTGGAATGGCCACTACTTCCTCCTGACTGACCAGGACAGGCAGAACTACAAATGCAG CTCTTTGTTGGTGGCTACTGGGACGTGGGTCCCCAACGTGGTGAATTTTCCTGGCTCAGAATATGTTGAGGGTTACGAGACTGTGTCTATCAACCCAGAGGATTTTGCTGGCCAAACCGTGTTGATCTTGGGCCGGGGGAACTCAGCCTTTGAGACAGCAGAGAACATTCTGGGCGTCACGAACTTCATCCATATGGTGAGCCGGTCCCGTGTGCGCCTCTCGTGGGCCACCCACTACGTTGGGGATCTGAG AGCAATTAACAATGGCCTGCTGGACACCTACCAGCTGAAATCTCTGGACGGGCTTCTGGAGGGTGACCTGGAAGATCTGGCTATTGTGAAGGATAAGAAAGGAAAGCTGCACATCACACTCCGGTTCTACCTGGAGGACAGGAACACCAGTGCAGGCATTGACTCCATCACCCTGCCCCAGGACGAACTGGACAATTTTGCCACCCGTGCTCCTTACGACCGTGTCATCCGCTGCCTGGGCTGGAAGTTTGACTTCTCTATTTACAACAG ATCCCTTAAAATGATGCCAGGGAAAGGGTATAAAAAGAAGTATCCTCAGATCAATCCCAACTATGAGTCCAGAAGCACTCGGGGACTCTTTGTTCTTGGCACTGCTAGCCATTCTGTTGACTTCAGGAAATCTGCTGGGGGCTTCATCCATGGATTCCGGTATACAA CTCGTGCAGTCCACCGCCTATTGGAAAACCGTCACCATGGTGTCCCCTGGCCGTCCACAGTCTACCCTATTACACAGCTGACCAATTCCATCATCAAGAGGGTGAATGAGGCCTCAGGCCTCTACCAGATGTTCAGTGTCCTGGCTGACATCATACTGCTGAGAGA GAATGCCACCGCCTTTGAATACCTGGAGGAGTACCCAGTTGGAGTCCTGGCTGAACTGGAAATGCAGACGGGGAGGAAGGCTCCCAATGGGCTGTTTGTCATCGTCATGGAGTATGGAAGGAATTTCTCTGGGGATGACAAGGATGTCTTTTACTACAATCGAGCTGTGGGAGAGGCACAGCATGCCTGGCAGTCCAACTTTTTACACCCTGTTATTTACTATTACAAGCACCTCCCAACAG AGCATGAGATGAAACGTCGACCCTCAGATTGGCCTCTTCCCCGCCCAGATGCCATCCATCACATTGTGGAGGACTTTCTGACCGACTGGACAGCCCCAAACGCTCACATCCTGCCACTGAGGCGGTTCTTGGAGAACTGCCTCAGCACTGACCTGCGCAATTTCTTTGCAG AGTCCTGCTTCCTGTTCGCCTTCACCCATCAGAAGCTGCCTCCCTTCTGTCGGCAGGGGTACATGAGAATGCAAGGGCTCCTGGGGAGCGAGGGGCTGCTGCGCCACGCGGCAGACGCTGGCCTGCTGGAGGATTACACTCTCACAGATGTGTCGGGTGACAGACCCCCTAGCAGCCACAGAGCACCACAGGACCAGCTGCTGAGAGATCACGTGATATCAGTTCGTCCCTTGCAGCATCTTGTCAATGCCAAGGATGAGCTTTAA
- the EIF3D gene encoding eukaryotic translation initiation factor 3 subunit D isoform X1, with protein sequence MAKFVTPVIQDNPSGWGPCAVPEQFRDMPYQPFSKGDRLGKVADWTGATYQDKRYTNKYSSQFGGGSQYAYFHEEDETSFQLVDTTRTQKTAYQRNRMRFAQRNLRRDKDRRNMPQFSMQTLPKSAKQKERDRLRLQKKFQKQFGVRQKWDQKSQQKPRDSSVEVRSDWEVKEEMDFPRLMKMRYLEVSEPQDIECCGALEYYDKAFDRITTRNEKLLRSIKRIFHTVTTTDDPVIRKLAKTQGNVFATDAILATLMSCTRSVYSWDIIVQRVGSKLFFDKRDNSDFDLLTVSETANEPPQEEGNSFNSPRNLAMEATYINHNFSQQCLRMGKEKYKFPNPNPFVEDDMDKNEVASVAYRYRRWKLGDDIDLIVRCEHDGVMTGANGEVSFINIKTLNEWDSRYCNGVDWRQKLDSQRGAVIATELKNNSYKLARWTCCALLAGSEYLKLGYVSRYHVKDSARHVILGTQQFKPNEFASQINLSIENAWGILRCVIDICMKLDEGKYLILKDPNKQVIRIYSLPDGTFSSDEDEEDEEEEEEEEEEES encoded by the exons ATGGCGAAGTTCGTgacccctgtgatccaggacaACCCCTCTGGCTGGGGCCCGTGTGCCGTACCTGAGCAGTTCAGGGACATGCCCTACCAGCCCTTCAGCAAAGGAGACCGTCTGGGCAAG GTGGCTGATTGGACAGGAGCTACATATCAAGATAAAAGATACACAA ACAAGTACTCATCGCAGTTTGGAGGTGGAAGTCAGTATGCCTATTTCCATGAGGAGGATGAGACTAGCTTCCAGCTGGTGGATACAACACGAACCCAGAAAACAGCGTACCAGAGGAATCGTATGCGATTTGCACAG aggaaccttcgGAGAGACAAGGACCGGCGGAACATGCCGCAGTTCAGCATGCAGACGCTGCCAAAGAGTGCCAAGCAGAAGGAGAG AGATCGTTTGCGCCTACAGAAGAAGTTTCAGAAGCAGTTTGGAGTGAGGCAGAAGTGGGACCAAAAGTCACAG cagaagCCTCGTGACTCCTCCGTTGAGGTTCGCAGTGATTGGGAGGTGAAGGAAGAGATGGATTTCCCTAGGCTGATGAAGATGCGTTACCTGGAGGTGTCCGAGCCACAGGACAT AGAGTGCTGTGGAGCCCTAGAATACTATGACAAAGCCTTCGACCGCATTACAACAAGAAATGAGAAGCTGCTAAGGAGCATTAAGCGCATCTTCCATACCGTCACTACTACTGATGACCCAGTTATCCGAAAG CTGGCCAAGACCCAAGGGAATGTGTTTGCCACAGATGCCATCCTGGCCACATTGATGAGCTGCACTCGCTCCGTCTACTCCTGGGACATCATTGTCCAGAGAGTTGGCTCCAAGCTTTTCTTTGACAAGAGAGACAATTCAGATTTTG ACCTCCTGACAGTGAGTGAAACAGCCAATGAACCACCACAGGAAGAGGGCAACTCCTTTAATTCTCCTCGCAACCTTGCCATGGAAGCTACCTACATCAATCATAACTTCTCTCAGCAGTGCCTGAGGATG ggaaaggagaaatacaaatttcccaacccaaacccctttGTGGAGGATGACATGGATAAAAATGAAGTAGCCTCTGTTGCATACAG GTACCGAAGGTGGAAGCTGGGGGATGATATAGATCTCATCGTCCGCTGTGAACATGATGGAGTGATGACAGGAGCTAATGGAGAAGTGTCATTCATCAACATCAAAACTCTGAACGAGTGGGATTCCAGG TACTGCAATGGAGTGGACTGGCGCCAGAAGCTTGACTCTCAGAGAGGGGCTGTGATAGCCACAGAGCTGAAAAACAACAGCTACAAATTAGCCCGCTGGACATGCTGTGCCTTGTTGGCTGGATCAGAATACCTCAAACTTGG GTATGTGTCTCGTTACCATGTGAAGGACTCAGCCCGCCACGTGatcctgggcacacagcagttcAAGCCAAATGAGTTCGCCAGCCAGATCAACCTGAGCATAGAGAACGCCTGGGGCATCCTGCGATGTGTCATTGACATCTGCATGAAGCTGGATGAGGGGAAGTACCTCATCCTCAAGGACCCCAATAAGCAGGTGATCCGGATCTACAGCTTGCCTGATGGCACCTTCAGCTCtgatgaagatgaggaggatgaggaggaagaagaggaagaggaag agGAAGAGAGCTGA